The sequence GATCGCCCGTTTAGAATTCACCCCCAACAAAGCCGCCCGCATGCTCTCAAGGGTGATCAGCGCAGCGGTTTATAATGGCGGGCATGACTCCAAAGAAGTGGAAGTTTTAAGCTGCCGTGTGGATGCAGGTCCCGTGTTAAGAAGACACATGCCAAGAGCTAGAGGGCGTGCCACTTCCATTAGAAAGCCCACCGCACACATTCTAGTTGAAGTGGGCAAGGGAGGGCAAAACTAAATGGGACAAAAGGTCAATCCTATTGGTTTAAGATTAGGCATTAACCGCAACTGGACTTCTCGCTGGTTTCCTAGCAGCAATGTGGCGGTGGCAAACATTGAAGAAGACTACCGCATCCGCAAATTCCTTAAAAAAGAGCTTTACTACGCTGGCGTGAGCGAGATTTTGATCGAAAGGGCGGCGAAAAAATTACGCATCACTGTGGTGGCGGCGCGCCCTGGGCTCATCATTGGCAAAAAGGGCGTGGATATTGAGAAAATCAAAACTTCTTTGAAAAATTTGATTAAGAAAGAAATTGCGGTCAATATCAAAGAAGTTAAACGCCCCCAAGCGGACGCACAGCTTTGTGCCGAGAATGTCGCCACCCAATTAGAAAAACGGGTCGCCTTTAGACGCGCCATGAAAAAAGTCATGCAAACCGCCATGAAATCTGGGGCACGGGGGATTAAAGTGAGGGTGTCTGGGCGTTTAGCCGGGGCAGAGATCGCGCGCACTGAGTGGTATATGGAGGGACGCGTCCCCTTACACACTCTAAGGGCTAAAATTGACTACGGCTTTGCCGAAGCCTTTACCGTGTATGGCAATATAGGCGTGAAAGTGTGGATCTTTAAAGGCGAAGTTTTACACAAGGGTATCCAAGCCGAAAAACGCGAAGAAAATGAAGAACGCGCCCCTAGAGCGCGCACTAGAAGAGGGAGAGAATAGCCATGTTGATGCCTAAAAAGACCAAATACCGCAAACAAATGAAAGGGCGCAACCGGGGTAAGTCTTACCGCGGTGCGAGCCTTGCCTTTGGCGACATCGGCATTAAAGCCATTGAGCATGGACGGATCGACTCACGCCAAATTGAAGCCGCTAGGGTGGCGATGACCCGCCACATTAAAAGGGCGGGTAAGGTGTGGATCAGGGTCTTCCCCGATAAACCCCTCACCGCTAAACCCCTAGAAACGAGGATGGGTAAGGGTAAGGGCTCTGTAGAAAAATGGGTGATGAATATTAAGCCCGGACGCATTGTCTATGAAATGCTAGGCATTGAAGAGGGCTTGGCCAGAGAGGCTTTGACTTTGGCGCAAAGGAAGTTGCCTTTCAAAACCAAAATTGTGACTAGAGAGAGTGAAAATGAAGTTTACTGAGTTGAAAGACAAGGATACAAAGCAACTACAAGAGTTGCTGAAATCCAAGAAGTTGGAGCTTTTTGAATTGCGGGTGAAGTTGAAAACCATGCAGCTGAGCAAGCCTAGTGAAATCCGTGCGG is a genomic window of Helicobacter sp. NHP19-012 containing:
- the rplV gene encoding 50S ribosomal protein L22 codes for the protein MSRATLRYTRLSPTKARLLARQVQGMNAEVAIARLEFTPNKAARMLSRVISAAVYNGGHDSKEVEVLSCRVDAGPVLRRHMPRARGRATSIRKPTAHILVEVGKGGQN
- the rplP gene encoding 50S ribosomal protein L16, with protein sequence MLMPKKTKYRKQMKGRNRGKSYRGASLAFGDIGIKAIEHGRIDSRQIEAARVAMTRHIKRAGKVWIRVFPDKPLTAKPLETRMGKGKGSVEKWVMNIKPGRIVYEMLGIEEGLAREALTLAQRKLPFKTKIVTRESENEVY
- the rpmC gene encoding 50S ribosomal protein L29, producing MKFTELKDKDTKQLQELLKSKKLELFELRVKLKTMQLSKPSEIRAVRKDIARISTALNALKA
- the rpsC gene encoding 30S ribosomal protein S3, which codes for MGQKVNPIGLRLGINRNWTSRWFPSSNVAVANIEEDYRIRKFLKKELYYAGVSEILIERAAKKLRITVVAARPGLIIGKKGVDIEKIKTSLKNLIKKEIAVNIKEVKRPQADAQLCAENVATQLEKRVAFRRAMKKVMQTAMKSGARGIKVRVSGRLAGAEIARTEWYMEGRVPLHTLRAKIDYGFAEAFTVYGNIGVKVWIFKGEVLHKGIQAEKREENEERAPRARTRRGRE